One segment of Comamonas thiooxydans DNA contains the following:
- a CDS encoding helix-turn-helix domain-containing protein produces the protein MDKTVHSRDYAVFLALLKRIRIEAKVPQTELAQRMGETQVFVSKCERGDRRLDIIETIRWCNALGVSLSELASQLADAPLGLAEQHPPK, from the coding sequence ATGGACAAGACGGTTCACTCGCGTGACTACGCAGTGTTTCTGGCGCTGCTAAAGCGCATTCGCATCGAGGCCAAAGTTCCTCAGACTGAGCTGGCTCAACGTATGGGGGAAACACAAGTCTTTGTGAGCAAGTGTGAGCGAGGAGACCGACGTCTAGACATCATCGAGACGATTCGCTGGTGCAACGCCCTTGGTGTGAGCCTCTCGGAATTGGCTTCCCAACTCGCCGATGCACCTCTAGGGTTGGCGGAGCAGCATCCACCCAAATAA